ACTTCCTCCCCACATGAATATTTCGACCTCGCTCTTTTAAGCGCTGACCACAAACCAGCCCAACGTTACCCAGAGGCCTTTGCAGTGACACCAACTCTTCCTCACCAACATTATGGTGTCTGTGCACAGGGTGTCAAAAGCTTGGCCTCAAAAATCTAAACTAGCAGCTTAATTTCCAGCTAACTGCAGACATAGATAGAATTTGCTTAGCAACCTTGTGGGAGTTCATCAGTTTATTTGCATGAACTGAAAAGTTTCTGAGGACCTTTCATTCCATTGCTAACATTATAACAATATAATTGCTTCTCAGTTAAGGCAGCTGGGTTGTGGAATTCTTTACCACTGAGTATCAAAGAGTgctgttaaacattttaaatttagtttgaaATGATTGTTGAAGGACAATCAGGTCTGTAGTCACTGAGCTAAGAGACACTGAATGTGGTACtgagtgtttggtttgtaattTCTTGTACTGATAAACTGTCTGTTTTTAATGGTGTTGGGATTGCTGATGGTGTGCTCCCTAGTGAGAATTTAATATTGCTCATCTCTTGTTTGTTTCAGGTGTATAAGGTTTTGATTTACTACAACTGCTTTTTTAATCTGTATTCCGCTATATCTAGTTCAATACATGTATTGTGCATTGTCCctgctaaataaacaataaacaaaaaaacaataaaaacaaatagccCTACCACTGAACTTGTTACATCAGTCAAGTGGGTTGACATAGTAGTAAGAGCCAGAGAGGCACAGACAACCACCCATGCCAGCGCAAAGCCCTAACACCCAGTATTCCCCACAGATTCTCAAGCTCAGTAGCACCACCCCTTCCACTACCTCACCTCCAATGTTGCAACACTGACATTACACCAATCAGTAACTGAATTGCATTATTCTTTTCCCAGGTTCACATAGGCAGCACAAACACGTAACAAAGCTATTGTATGCGATACCACATTTCTACAGTGCTCCAACTAGCTCTGCTCACTTCTAAAATATGGGTGTGTGACAGAAACGAACTgggcgtgtgtgagtgtgggttGTTGTTGAGTGTGTATGGGTGTGCATGCATGTctttgctggtgtgtgtgaagTTTTAAGGGCCAGTCCAAACATCCACCACCACCTGGCTGGAAAAACAGGAATAGGACTTGTCACCGGGCGATTGCATAACCTTGCTGTGGATTCACACTCTGCTGAAAAAGATCTGGAACTGCTCCCTGCACTGTAACATGAAACCCTGAGGACAGGCTACGCCACTTACGCCACAGCTTAGACAAAAGCTACATTGATTCTAAGGAACTCAAAAATTACAGTGACAATTCatagtattatttttttattaacttaaAGACTATACATCATTCTTTACATCTGtgccatatgtgtgtgttaattacTATCAGTTGGCTTGTAAGTATACAGTAATTCTACTTAGTCATATTTGTTCACAGTATGTTATTCTCAGCCTGTTTTACTCATTACTCAAGCTGTGTACTAGCTAAATCTTTGTCAGACTCCAGTGCCACTATGAGGTGTGTTTTGGTGTTAATCTGAGTGTGTTAAGTGTATCTGTATACGTAGGTGTGGATGGCAGTAGTTTCCAATGCTTTTGACACTTCCAGACACTTCTTGTCTAACAGGATCTGCAGAAGAAACAGCATAGGCAGTGGAACCAGACAGAGGAAGTCTCGCAACCAAAGCCATAAAGCTGCCTCAGGCCTCTGTCCTGAGGAAATAAATAGGggaattattgaattatttggccaaagaggTTATATCTGCATAATACTTAACACTCAACTGTCATTCACTtccttacacaaacacacagtgattCTCATATATATGATGCAGAAATACAAAGCATGCAGAAAATGTTGAGAGGTTATGTACTGttagacaaaatattagaaatgtgAGTGACTCTAAGTGCTATAATAATTAATGCATCCAGCATTCAAAACAATGTACACTGCTGGAATTTTCAGACTCTAATGTCAAGTAGGATGTGAGAAATAAAACGCATTCAGTCCACTGCAGTTCAGACAGCTAAAATGGACGATCAGACAGGTCAAAGGAGAATTTCAAGACGTCTTCAACCCACTGACCATGTGCATCCCGTTATGGCTATAGTCTACAATGTTGCATTGTCTATTCATGGTTCCAGCGGGTTCACGTGCCATCATCTTCAGTGAGGGTTGAAAAAATAGACATTGACTCAATGGGTAATTTTCCAGATGTCAGACTCCACAACCAAAGCACTTTGAAATAATCAGGAAATTATCATTGTATGAAATAATAGATCACTACTACTATAATAGATTACTTCACACTTAACACTTAAACAATGAATTACTAATAACTTGGCTGATAGCCAAATTCTAACCTATTTTAAAGAGCTTTGGTATATTCTGAGGTGTTAAGTTCAGAGTGCTTAATTATTTCAtgcaagaaaaatgtatttcacaatcTCTAACACAGACTGTCCTTCACCATTCTTTAACATGGTGGGTATTTATGTCTACAGTACATCATATCCTCACCTGAACCACAAGCAGCAGTTGACATTAGGGATTGTTCATTGAAGAGGTGATTTAGCCCTCAGCAAGAGGACAATACATTATTCTAATGGTTGACTGTACCACAAAGAGCAATGTCTGGTCTCCGTAGCAAGAAAACattgattattttcaaatttgagatttttttgtcCTTAGTGACGATGACACTGCCACACAACACCTGACAGAATTCCTTTGCATTCTCCGAAAACAAAAGCTTCCATTTTCCTTAACTCAAGACCAAAGCTAGGTTAAAGAATGTTAACAATGGTTCAAAATTAATGCAATAATCaaatttttttcttcatttggttctcatattatttttttccttaatACGTGGGATGTCTGCGAAAAGGCTTTCTGCCAGAACGCCACCACAAAGTGAGGGCAGGTGTATCACTCCTGTGTTGAAAATATGAGTCAGACAGAGATATGATCTAGATGGGAACAAACAATCAACTGACAGGCAGGTAAATAGAGGAATCTGAAGATGAAAAGATACAGTTTGGGGTCTGTTCAGACTTTACACTTCTCAGTTTTGCTACCGCCTTCAGGCAgctttgattttgtgtgtgtttactgtgtgaatatgtgtgtgtgagtgtgtgcgcaaTACACAGATTAAAGAAGTAAGGGGGTGAAGAAGACTGCTCTGACATTTAGAGGCTTCAACAGGCTCTAGCACCCACCTCTTCATAGACAAAGGCTGGAGAGGAACAAACACCAGTCATTACATTGCAAACTAAGGCAAAGGCACCAAAGCTGTACAGTATGGTATAGCAGTCTATACACTACATTTCTAGAACTTATTCTTTAGGTAGAATAGAAGATTTTATGTACAGAACAATGTGCTTTGCAGCCGGCGTCCTCAGATTCGCTTGTCACTGTACTAGAACTGAAGCTGCCAGTTgctgacattttgtttatttattaattaatttattttattttcaggcaATAAATGACATAGTATTCAATGTTTGCTAACAGTTCTATCTATTGATCTTGGTGACACATTACCCCTCCCCCACcaaaaaaaaatggaataattataataataataaataaatgtgttcagaAAGTGAAATGCTGGCTTTAGACTGTTTTACATGGCTCTGCTAATGCTAGACGATCTTTCATGTCAGTAGCGGACCAAATGACTGCTACCTGaccttaaataaaattaaaataaataaaacaccatcTTGCTCTATCAGCAAACTGTTACACTGTCGGTGTAGACCCAGTGCTTCACAATCAAGGCTTAACTGTCTCACTCTTTCTATGATTCATGTCCAGGAAAATGGCCTGTTAAggtttttaaatggaaaattcaTCCCAAAAGAGACTTCACATACTGCATGTTACTTTTATGATATTGTACAGGGCAGTTTGTTGAATTTGAATGAGTCTGTCATTAAGCTGaacagtagagagacagactgtggtgaggaaaGTCTGGCTCCGTGGGCAGAAAATGAAACTATAAAGTTAAGTATAACTCCAAGACACTATGACCTGGGCTGTGCTAATAAGAACACATTTTCTGATAAAagtcaaaattcaaataaaatacacatcatCATCAAATGTCACCTGACGATCTCATCAGTTCACTTCTTGAtccttgtctgtgtttgtagatTTTGACTTTACTGTGCAAAACAACTGGGATAACATTATTTAAATTCTACTGGGGCTGGATTTCCCCTTGGCGATTATGGTCAAAGTCATAGTTATAAGAAGTTTCATCACACATAAGTGGTCAAGTCACTTCTCCAGACATGTTTAACCCTTTTTCAGTTTCATGAACTTGCATGTTTTTCAAAAGATTCAAgcgctgtgttttttttctcacaatgGTTTAATTGCATgtaagatacagtatgtatgttttgAAGAAAACTCTATATCTGACTTCCTGTTTCAAAATTCACACAACAGCCAAGGCAgtaaaattatttctttaataGAGAGAAACCCATGCcttaaaaatatacattgtaTTCTTCACAGCAGTGTGTCTTCATGTAATGTAACTTATGTCGAAAACAGGGCTGAACAAACCTCCAACTTCCTTCACCACATTCAGTATTGGACTGATTTAAGTCATGAGAAATTACCAAAGAATTTCAATTACTGTGCATcttttttgataaataaatcacatattttaggacataaaaatacacaaccATTGCAAATACCTGAGAGCCCTCACATCAGAAAGTTGTTATCAGTATCAGAGATGATCATTCGGGACACATTTCTGGATAATTTCAATATTCAATGCCAAAATATACACCTTtcatatattattttgtaaaaaatacaatgaacCTGAACCCagtcttttacttttttgtaaacatttttaaacttaaaaaacaaagttcacAAAACTATTTCAGCAGAAAAATAGACATTtagcacacacattttcaaaatttacaaaaacatccCCACAATCTGAAACTATAGCAATAATTTTGATTTTCAAGTAAACTCCTCTCTCACAAGGAAGGCTGACAGAAgaccttcttttcttttctttttgttcataTGGCTGCGTCATTTAAAGAATTAGTAAGGCTGTCCTTATTACAATATTAGTATGTGAACATTAAAAACTATGCCTTTGCCACAAAGTCCTACCAAATATATCCTGGAGAACAAGtgaaaactaagaaaataacatttcatttgaaCATCCTGTCATATATTATACCCAGTTCAATTTGATTTTGTTCTGGTCAGTTTATTTGTATTCCTTCTGAAGGGgattaagaaagaaaaatcaggGTAGCATTAACTTATTTTTTATCATAGGATTATTAAAAGGATATGTTGTTTTAGGATGACCCCTGTCTTAACAAATAAGGCTTCAGATAATGAATATATACAGGAATAATATAATAGAGGAATGTATAGAGTCAGTATCACAGCTGTGAGGTGTAAACAATTTCCAGCGCCAATACTTTACAGACAAGTTTTTATGCTAGCTGGGCACCAGCTGCACATACAAGAAGCAATatgtaaacagagaaaaagctgcCTTTTGATCACAAGTAGACACTGAACATAAATAAGTTAATCACTGAGTTTAACCTTAGAGAATAATCAACTGTGTGTGATGCTGACCAGTGTGAAACTAGTAATGCCAAACTTCTTGTGAGTACTGTTACAATAAAAAGAACATGACAGCACAGCAAATCTACATTGAGTCTTACTTTCCAATGTGCATCTCCAAGATTGTTCTTTCAGAGAAAAGACTAACCTGTGTTCTGTCAATGGTTGTGTTCTACTCTACCTACACTTTAACAActagaaaaaactaaacaaaaaaatcattgctGCCTATAGTCAGGGTATGGACATAAAGTGCAGGGCCAACTGTACAATGCACAGTCTTAGCGGTGTGCTTTCACAGGGAGAGACAGTAACTGAAAGAGCTGCAAATAGCCTTATTGATCGAATCTGTTATGcttcaacatactgtagatgatgGACAAGAGATTTGGAGGTGGAAAGTGGCTTATCTCCTACTCGCCATTTACACTTTACATACATGAGTTGTTAATGTTAGAGCAGGTTTACAGAGGTGACTTGGAATGCTACAGTTTTGGGAAGTGCCTTCAGATTAGTACTATGTGGTCACCACACTCCTTCTTTCACTTTTCCTCTTGCTCATGCTGTCTTGTTCTCGAGCCCCTCTAAGGTCATACATGAATGTGGCCACATTATGGCAATGCAAAGAGCGAGATTTAGAGagtagtgtgtatgtgtgcttgtgctTGAGATGGGGTTGGTGAGGATCGGATTGATACTACAGTAGGAAATCAATACAATTTTAGGCGTTCAGTCACAAGTCAAGCTGCACTATGCAAAAATTTAAGGTGCCAAGGACAAAGCACCTCAAAAAGGGCTTTTTGTGCAGAGTCTGTGATGTTTCCCTGTAGTTGTCATGACTTACAAATAAGATGAAAGATGGCATTGAAACCAGACATTTAAGCATGTATTTACTGTGCTAGAAAACAGCACCAATAATGCAGACCCTACTCCCCATACCTCAAGCACCGAAAAAAACCCACtcctatatacacacacagccacccAGCCTAAATCACAAAGTGGATTAGATCAAAAAGAAAGGCCTAAAGCATGACGGGAGGTACATCAGAGAAAAGTAACCCTCTTAGCTTTAGTAGTACCTTTAACCTCCATTATCCCTTTGGTATCAAAATGAAAAGAGTTACTCTACCACTCTCTGCCATTTTATGGTGTCAATGTGTGAGTCTGCCAgtttcaaacaaacaatgatACTCGAAGTTCAGGAATTTAACCGTATGCTCAAACTGCAAGCAACACAACCCATGAGTCACCAGGATCTAATAATTTTCTACATGAGACaccaggaaaacaaacaaatggccAGTTATTTGTGTGAAGAATGCATTAGCTTGACACcttataaaagaaaaagatgagaaaacATGAACTTTGTAAGGTCACAGGGCTGACTTCATGTACTTCCTTATTGTCCTTTCATTGTGATTTTAATTCATGATCACTACTTCTACCTTGTAAGTGCAAACTGAATAGAGACTGATTACTAGTTGAGTAGGAGTTACATAAGTCCCAATACAAGTAACAAATGCAGATTCATgagatagaaataaaaatatttacaaatgtatATGAGAATTTAAAGTGTATAtgttataattttattattaatgaacTCCAAATTCATTATATTTAAAACTTGAAATTCATTAACCTAAGAACCTTTGCACTGGAAATGCTTCTTGTGaatacaaatgtcaaaatatttgtgATTTTCAGTGATCAGTGTTTTAGAATAATCAAATGTCAAATggctatatttttcaaaatggttttcctcttttttaacAGGACctgttttaaaattacaaaataaacaagcCAGCAACAGGAAGTTGGAGTTCGTTTTTTTGTCTAGTAGCGGTACGCTAGTGCTTTACTAGCCACTGATAGTTGAAAAAATGTCGGTGGTGTAAGTAAAAACTGAGCAATTGATAGTCTAAAACACGCATGATTTGTAATTGGAAATATAAccttagttagctagctagcaccACTATCATTGGCTAATTTACTTAAATTATGCAAAATACTGAAGATGATGGCACGGCTGTTCAAATTCCTACAGCTGCAGATAGATACAGTCAGAGACAACCACACCACTAGCAATCAAGTCCAAATGGACACCAAGTTGCTTGCAGCTAGAACACACAGCACTAGATGACCATACCATTATGTGTATTACACCATTGATCACTGGAAAAACAATTAGCATTATGGGCCATGACAATGTcataaaaaaaggaagaaattaaTTAGAGACTACCTGAAGTATTTACCTCTGTCATCCGTGTTAATCAATGCATTCTTTCTGGTTGAATTGaaacttgttttaatttgatcCAGTGCATTTAGCCCACAAGGCAGAAACATGTTCTAATATTTGTATGCATTCATTACTTCTTAGAAGtgaaaaacttttttctgtAACAAAAGCATGATGAAGGGACAAGcacaaaaagagacatttccaaATAAGACTAAAATGAAAAACCAGTCCAAGTCGTCTGACAGCTGCTCTGTTATACAGTTCATGAacattttgagagaaaaaaaaaaaaaacttacctTCCTTCCTCTACATTAATCTTAATTAAATATGtagaaaatgtgtctttggcCCATACCTTCATATAATTGTTCAGCTGTTCAGATTCACAATAAGTAGCTTAAAAGAAGTCTATGCTATGATTGTGCTACACTTGTCTACAGTGCCATTCAGCTGTGCAGTCTTAGAGTTCTGGGGATAAGGACGGATATCAGGCTATTGCTCCTTTCCCTTCTAAGTCTTTCCCTTAATTCCTGCCCATCCTTTTACTGGAAGGTGTGTTCACCACGGACTATGTGAGAAGAGAACTCATAGCGGTCTTTGCTGCGGTGACCACAGATGTTGCACTCCAGTGGATCTCTGTATCCATGGCAACCCATGTGGATGGTATACATGACATGGTCCAGGAAGAGCACCCGACAGTGCTCGCACTGGAAGGCCCGCAACTCCTGGCCCTCTCGTCCAAACACCCGCACCCCTTCCTGGCTCATAGGCCTCTCTGTGCTCACTCGCATTATCCCAGTCCCCATTCCTGCCCCACTTCTGGGTGAAGCTTCTGCCAGCCGCTCACCTGAATAGACCACCGCTGGACTGGCTCGAGACCTGAAGCCGGGATAGGGGTTGCTCCCGTGGTAGCCCTGCCTCTCTTGAGGGCTGCTGCGAGATGAGTCAGCAGAGTCAACTCCACTGTTGTTGGGAGATTCCTCTTTCTGGGGTGGCTTGCCCTGCCTGGTTAAAGCAGTGGGGCCATTTGTGGTGGGATGACTGGGGAAGCCATGGGGCTGAGGTTGCAGCGTGTCACAGTTTCCTGGACGCTCTGTTCGTTGGCTCAGTGGCAGGACATGGTGAAAGAGGGGGTTGACCATGGGCGCCACCTCAGCCATAGAGAGAGGGGGACCTGGATGGTGGAGCATGGGCCGAAGGGTGTCGGATCCCAGGTACGTGATGGCATTGCTTATGGCCTGGTCCATCATGTGGGCCGGCATCAGTTCAGTCTGCTTCTCATACTTAAGGCCCATCTCATAACCTACTTCAGGGTAGCTGTAGCGTAGCATCTTTTCACCTGCATGAAACAGAGCAGCACTATGACTGTGTGGAATTAATTGATTTAACAAGATGATGCCAATTTCAAAACGTAAGacacaaaacataataaatatagaTGCAATGGCAGAAGCGGAGGGCTACACTCTTGCTTTTAGCTacaaacaagagagaaaaataatttcCTTTCTAGCCAGTCAAACTTATATCTTGATGATATTGCAGGgcttgtttttcatattttgtacGTGTGTACGAGTCTAATGGGGTGGAAAGCCCCATCCATCTACTACTGCACTGTTTAACCCCTCCAGAACAGGGATGCGGTGAGCTGTT
This Siniperca chuatsi isolate FFG_IHB_CAS linkage group LG12, ASM2008510v1, whole genome shotgun sequence DNA region includes the following protein-coding sequences:
- the ikzf2 gene encoding zinc finger protein Helios isoform X3, coding for MLVDMTTPNGQTVPQGPNSPSEVTIKQEEETAEEADNRSPALEEISQTGEEGVALEESMTGSPSNVQDGLSGPNVTADAESRQPNGDRPFQCNQCGVSFTQKGNLLRHIKLHTGEKPFKCPFCSYACRRRDALSGHLRTHAVGKPHKCNYCGRSYKQRTSLEEHKERCHSYLQGISLDPTVNTGPYTGEVPKEPRPIAETNTMATFDRPPVIERLHNNVGKRKSTTPQKFVGEKMLRYSYPEVGYEMGLKYEKQTELMPAHMMDQAISNAITYLGSDTLRPMLHHPGPPLSMAEVAPMVNPLFHHVLPLSQRTERPGNCDTLQPQPHGFPSHPTTNGPTALTRQGKPPQKEESPNNSGVDSADSSRSSPQERQGYHGSNPYPGFRSRASPAVVYSGERLAEASPRSGAGMGTGIMRVSTERPMSQEGVRVFGREGQELRAFQCEHCRVLFLDHVMYTIHMGCHGYRDPLECNICGHRSKDRYEFSSHIVRGEHTFQ
- the ikzf2 gene encoding zinc finger protein Helios isoform X2; translated protein: MLDQVMHPRANLGHIVGMVHGCCRESFYEVTIKQEEETAEEADNRSPALEEISQTGEEGVALEESMTGSPSNVQDGLSGPNVTADAESRQPNGDRPFQCNQCGVSFTQKGNLLRHIKLHTGEKPFKCPFCSYACRRRDALSGHLRTHAVGKPHKCNYCGRSYKQRTSLEEHKERCHSYLQGISLDPTVNTGPYTGEVPKEPRPIAETNTMATFDRPPVIERLHNNVGKRKSTTPQKFVGEKMLRYSYPEVGYEMGLKYEKQTELMPAHMMDQAISNAITYLGSDTLRPMLHHPGPPLSMAEVAPMVNPLFHHVLPLSQRTERPGNCDTLQPQPHGFPSHPTTNGPTALTRQGKPPQKEESPNNSGVDSADSSRSSPQERQGYHGSNPYPGFRSRASPAVVYSGERLAEASPRSGAGMGTGIMRVSTERPMSQEGVRVFGREGQELRAFQCEHCRVLFLDHVMYTIHMGCHGYRDPLECNICGHRSKDRYEFSSHIVRGEHTFQ
- the ikzf2 gene encoding zinc finger protein Helios isoform X1, producing METPDGYSASNGQCSPAKENSRMLVDMTTPNGQTVPQGPNSPSEVTIKQEEETAEEADNRSPALEEISQTGEEGVALEESMTGSPSNVQDGLSGPNVTADAESRQPNGDRPFQCNQCGVSFTQKGNLLRHIKLHTGEKPFKCPFCSYACRRRDALSGHLRTHAVGKPHKCNYCGRSYKQRTSLEEHKERCHSYLQGISLDPTVNTGPYTGEVPKEPRPIAETNTMATFDRPPVIERLHNNVGKRKSTTPQKFVGEKMLRYSYPEVGYEMGLKYEKQTELMPAHMMDQAISNAITYLGSDTLRPMLHHPGPPLSMAEVAPMVNPLFHHVLPLSQRTERPGNCDTLQPQPHGFPSHPTTNGPTALTRQGKPPQKEESPNNSGVDSADSSRSSPQERQGYHGSNPYPGFRSRASPAVVYSGERLAEASPRSGAGMGTGIMRVSTERPMSQEGVRVFGREGQELRAFQCEHCRVLFLDHVMYTIHMGCHGYRDPLECNICGHRSKDRYEFSSHIVRGEHTFQ
- the ikzf2 gene encoding zinc finger protein Helios isoform X4, with product MTGSPSNVQDGLSGPNVTADAESRQPNGDRPFQCNQCGVSFTQKGNLLRHIKLHTGEKPFKCPFCSYACRRRDALSGHLRTHAVGKPHKCNYCGRSYKQRTSLEEHKERCHSYLQGISLDPTVNTGPYTGEVPKEPRPIAETNTMATFDRPPVIERLHNNVGKRKSTTPQKFVGEKMLRYSYPEVGYEMGLKYEKQTELMPAHMMDQAISNAITYLGSDTLRPMLHHPGPPLSMAEVAPMVNPLFHHVLPLSQRTERPGNCDTLQPQPHGFPSHPTTNGPTALTRQGKPPQKEESPNNSGVDSADSSRSSPQERQGYHGSNPYPGFRSRASPAVVYSGERLAEASPRSGAGMGTGIMRVSTERPMSQEGVRVFGREGQELRAFQCEHCRVLFLDHVMYTIHMGCHGYRDPLECNICGHRSKDRYEFSSHIVRGEHTFQ